In one Ralstonia pickettii genomic region, the following are encoded:
- the pgaB gene encoding poly-beta-1,6-N-acetyl-D-glucosamine N-deacetylase PgaB — MQALRQPSLRRFIAWMALALVLALVAAVRPAAAVQVDFLPKPDPDDGKTFRVLCFHDIRDNLRASFETLPDAFAVDTKMLTNMFSWIQANGYHPVTLAQIDEARRGGKPLPKRPILLTFDDGYESHYTKVFPLLKQFRFPAVFGLVTEWTNAPPGAKIKLSNTQIVDRDFFMNWNQIREMQASGLVEFATHTHDMHHGALGNPQGNEMPTATTHEYLPKLGRYETDDEYRQRVRADLQRSVDIIQKNLGTKVQTVVWPYGAHNLMADQEATNVGLKYMLTLEPGPNTPDVPLTAIRRSLMGYDTNTGDLERSLREPVTHHGMINPVQRVVHVDMDYIYDPDPKQQEANLGKLIDRIKDLAPRVVYLQAFADPKGNGAVDAVYFPNRHMPMRADLFSRVSWQLKTRAKVEVYAWLPMLSYKLPANNPAATHLVQSVAGAPQKPGTVKPPRLSPFDPQARQMIRDIYEDLAKNAIIDGILFHDDGVLDDYEDASPAALKAYEAMGLPGDINKIRQSPELMQKWSRAKTAALISFSKELIAVAQGYQNGRDMLTARNIFAGPVLDPKAETWTAQNYDDFLEAYDYVALEAMPYMEEAKDPKDWMKKLTAAVAKHKDGLKKTIFELQAVDWRNQDKPIPSTELRDQMRALRAAGALNYGYYPDDFIAGRPDTEVLRDVMSLKTYIETRKPPGGNAASVEKLNSGAAPQSQPPKAGEAPADKKPATTEAAAPAHTNKAGG; from the coding sequence TGCGACGATTCATCGCCTGGATGGCCTTGGCCCTGGTGCTGGCACTAGTGGCCGCCGTTCGCCCTGCTGCCGCCGTCCAGGTCGATTTTCTGCCAAAGCCCGATCCGGACGACGGCAAGACCTTCCGCGTGCTGTGCTTTCACGACATCCGCGACAACCTGCGCGCCAGCTTCGAAACGCTGCCCGACGCGTTTGCCGTCGATACCAAGATGCTGACGAACATGTTCAGCTGGATCCAGGCCAACGGGTACCACCCGGTCACGCTCGCGCAGATTGACGAGGCGCGCCGCGGCGGCAAGCCACTGCCCAAGCGCCCGATCCTGCTGACGTTCGACGATGGCTACGAGAGCCATTACACGAAGGTTTTCCCGCTGCTCAAGCAGTTCCGGTTCCCGGCCGTGTTCGGTCTGGTGACGGAATGGACCAACGCGCCGCCGGGGGCCAAGATCAAGCTGTCGAACACGCAGATCGTCGACCGCGATTTCTTCATGAACTGGAACCAGATCCGCGAGATGCAGGCTTCGGGCCTGGTCGAGTTCGCCACGCACACGCACGACATGCACCACGGTGCGCTCGGTAACCCGCAGGGCAACGAGATGCCGACTGCAACCACGCATGAGTATCTGCCCAAGCTCGGCCGCTACGAGACCGACGACGAGTATCGCCAGCGCGTGCGGGCCGACCTGCAGCGCAGCGTCGACATCATCCAGAAAAACCTCGGCACCAAGGTGCAGACGGTGGTGTGGCCGTATGGCGCCCACAACCTGATGGCTGACCAGGAGGCCACCAACGTGGGCCTGAAGTACATGCTCACGCTCGAACCAGGGCCGAACACGCCGGATGTACCGCTCACCGCTATCCGCCGCAGCCTAATGGGCTACGACACCAACACGGGCGACCTCGAGCGCTCGCTGCGCGAGCCCGTGACGCACCACGGCATGATCAACCCCGTGCAGCGCGTGGTGCATGTCGACATGGATTACATCTACGACCCGGACCCGAAGCAGCAGGAGGCCAACCTCGGCAAGTTGATCGACCGCATCAAGGACCTCGCGCCGCGCGTGGTCTACCTGCAGGCCTTTGCAGACCCGAAGGGCAACGGCGCGGTGGACGCGGTGTACTTCCCGAACCGCCACATGCCGATGCGCGCGGACCTGTTCTCGCGCGTGTCGTGGCAGTTGAAGACGCGTGCGAAGGTGGAGGTGTACGCCTGGCTGCCGATGCTGTCGTACAAGCTTCCGGCCAACAATCCGGCGGCCACGCACCTGGTGCAGTCGGTGGCCGGTGCGCCGCAGAAGCCGGGCACGGTCAAGCCGCCACGGCTGTCACCGTTCGATCCGCAGGCGCGCCAGATGATCCGCGACATCTATGAAGACCTGGCCAAGAACGCGATCATCGACGGCATCCTGTTCCACGACGACGGCGTGCTCGACGACTACGAAGATGCCAGCCCCGCTGCGCTCAAGGCCTACGAGGCCATGGGCCTGCCCGGTGACATCAACAAGATCCGCCAGTCGCCCGAGCTGATGCAGAAGTGGTCGCGGGCCAAGACCGCTGCGCTGATCTCGTTCTCGAAAGAGTTGATCGCGGTGGCGCAGGGCTATCAGAACGGCCGCGACATGCTGACCGCACGCAACATCTTTGCGGGCCCGGTGCTCGATCCGAAGGCCGAGACGTGGACGGCGCAGAACTATGACGACTTCCTGGAGGCGTACGACTACGTGGCGCTCGAAGCCATGCCGTACATGGAAGAAGCCAAGGATCCGAAGGACTGGATGAAGAAGCTGACGGCCGCCGTGGCCAAGCACAAGGACGGCCTGAAGAAGACGATCTTCGAGCTGCAGGCGGTGGACTGGCGCAACCAGGACAAGCCGATCCCGTCGACCGAACTGCGTGACCAGATGCGCGCGCTGCGTGCGGCCGGCGCGCTCAACTACGGCTACTACCCGGATGACTTCATTGCCGGTCGGCCCGATACCGAGGTGCTGCGCGATGTGATGTCGCTCAAGACGTATATCGAGACACGCAAGCCGCCAGGCGGCAATGCGGCAAGCGTCGAGAAGCTCAACAGCGGCGCTGCGCCGCAGAGCCAGCCGCCAAAGGCCGGCGAGGCACCTGCAGACAAGAAGCCCGCGACAACGGAAGCGGCAGCGCCGGCCCACACCAACAAGGCGGGAGGCTGA